From the genome of SAR324 cluster bacterium:
AAACTCTGCTTTTCCACGAGCCACTACTTGTAAGGCATCCATCTTGGCTGTCATTTGTTAACCTAAAAGTGTTGTGAATGAATAGATTGATTGAGATCCAGGTTTGGTAGTCAATTGACACAAGCTATGGCAAGGTTTGAAGCTTTGCAAAGTAGCGATTCACTCCAAATGGACGGTTGGGTGGTCAGCAAAGCAAAGGTCATATCCCGCTTGGGATCAGCCCAGAAAACAGTGCCTGTTGCTCCACCGTGTCCAAAACTTCCTGGTGAAAGGAAGTCCCCGAAGAATCCCCAACAAGATGAGGGCGCAAGTCTCCAGCCGAGTCCTCCACGAATCATCACTTTTTGATCATTTGGGACCAAAGCCATGGGACTAGTTTGATCTAGAATCATTGTTTCAACAGTACTTCGGCTAAAAATTCGCTTACCTTGGAACTCACCACCATTCAGTAGCATTCTCAGAAAACGAGTCAGGTCTTCGACAGTTGAGAACATACCACCCCAAGCGGCACCCAAATTGCGCCAGTAGGGGCTATTCCAGCCCCAATCAACTCCTACCTGTTCTGGAGGGAGTTTCACGATGGACACCCTTTCTTCTTGCAACCCGTCCATCGCTAAGGCTGTATCCTTCATTCCTAAGGGTTCGATAAACACTTCTCTGAGAAATTCTTTGAGGGACATTCCGCTGACTCTGTGAACAACCTCTCCAAGAATCGCTAAACCGGTACTTTGATACTGAAGCCCAGTCCCAGCAGGAAAGTCTAATTTCAACTGGCAGATCCGCTCTATGAACTCAGACATTGGAGCATGTCGTTCACGCAAGCTCTGATTTTCTGGAAGCATGTCTGGTAGCCCAGAACTGTGAGTCATCAAATGTCGAAGCGTGATGTTTTCTTTTCCAGAATTGCCGAACTCAGGGAGGTAATGACAGGCTGGATCATCTAGTAAGAGTTGACCACGTTCTGCCAGCAATACTGTAGCAGCGACGGTAAACGGTTTTGTGATCGAGGCTACCAGAAAGATTGAATCTTGTTGCATTGGATCAGCAAGATTAGGCTTAAAACGTCCAAAAGCCTTTCTGACAGTAAGCTTGTCTCCAACCGAAAGTTGCACTGCTGCACCTGGGATTTCATCTCTTTGGACAGTTCCCTCCAAAAAGTTATAAAGCCGATCGAGTCGATGATGGTCCAGTTTTGGGCTCACAGAATTGCTTGATGAAACATAGATAGGTTCAAAAGAATATTTCTAACCAGGGAAGTTAACCAACCCTCCATCCACACAGAGGACCTGCCCATTGATGAATTTTGCTTGGTCAGACACCAAAAACGCGACAGCATCTGCAATCTCACCTGGCTCTCCATAGCGAACCAGGGAAGCTTTTTGGGAATCCATCATCTCTGGATCAACAACTCTTGTAGCTTCAAAACGTGCAGTCTTTGTAGGTCCGGGGGCAACACAATTTACTCGAACCCCATGTTGCTTGAGTTCTGTGGCGAGACAACGAGTGTAGTGCGTGACAGAAGCTTTTAGAATTCCGTAAATTGCCCCTTCAGATACACCTAATTGTCCTGCTACAGATCCAATATTGACGACAACTCCGGATTTCCGATCTCGCATCGCTGGGATGAATGCTTTGCAAACATTGATGGTTCCAATCAGGTTGTTGTTAATCAGCGCGTGTACATCTTCGATAGGGATATCCAGTGCATTATTGGGTGAGGGTTTGCCACCACTTGCCCCGATGTCACCTCCAGCACAATTGACAAGAATGTCCACCTTTGGGAATTTTTCTTCAATCCTAGTGCACATTGCGGCTACAGCTTGGACATTTCCGATATTTCCGGTCACTGCCAGTACTTCAACACCCTTCTTTTTAAATTCTTTGACAACCTCTCCAAGGTTCTGGGCCTCCTTGTACTTTTCTGGTGCATCCCAGCTGATGTCATGCAGAACAATGTTTGCTCCTTGATCGGCTAGTCTTTGAGCCATTACTTTGCCTAGTCCTCGGCCTGAACCTGTAACGAGCGCAGTTTTTCCTTGTAGACTACTCATTTGAGGTTTTTATATTCCCAGTTTTTTCATATTTGCAAAGCTTTTGCGGTACATTTGGAGTTCATAATCCACCAGCTTGCTGTCCTCACCTTTTTCCCATGGCGTACGGTAGTCCTCTTTGTCGGATAGTTGGTTTTTCTGAGTTGCTAATAGACATTCAGCCAGCTCAGTTGCAGATTTTGCTGGATAGCCCCACCACCAATCTTCTTTAAAGAGTTTGACGTGTCGAGCCTCAAGTGCCCCTGGCTCCAGTACCGCAGTTAGTTGATTTTGGTGTTTACCAATTTCTTTGAAGACTTCATCAAATGGCACAGCTCCCTCTCCGATCGTACAGCGTACCAGTCGAAATCCTTCATTGGTGAACTGCACCCGATAGTCCTTGAGTTGTAAATGTATAACGTGAGGTGCAGCAGTTTTCGTAAATTGATTAGGGGATTCAGCCACTGGAAAGGAGTTGCCAGTGTCGTAAGTAATTCCAACCCCAGAGGTCATTTCACAGAATTCCACGAGTTCTGCGGAAGTAAAATCTTGATGATTTTCGATAGCAATCATCAAACCTGCATCAGCAGCGGGTTTACCAAATTCAAGGATCTTTTTTCGAACCGCTTGGCACAGTTCATTCCAATCAGTTCGGAAGGCTCTCCCACCACAAAGCACGTTGGTCAAAGCAAAGCGGATTGTTTTTGCCTCGAGCAGTTGCGCTGACCTAAAAACATGGCCCGTCTCCTCAAGAATATAGCCTCCTGAAATGACGGGAGTTATTCCTCTCTGGTCTAAGCGATCCTTCAAACTTTGGAATTCATTGCCGGAAAACTCCTGTAACCAGGGATCAAAGATTTCCAAGGACTTAGCACCAAGTTCTTCGGCAATCTGTAAATACCCTTCCAAACCTGTCCCATTTGGATTTTGTCTGGCAGTGCCTCGTCCTTGCAAACCAAGGTAATAGGTCATTCCATAAGGATTGAGCCCCAGTTTGAATAGCGGCCAAGAAGAATTCGTCATATGAACCTTAGTAGATTGAGAAATCTTTCCAAGATTGACTAAAGGGTTGTTGAGATGAGCCTAGCTACGATCTCGAACCAAGCGATGGTGGGCAGGTGAGAATTCTTCCATTCCACCAATATTTCCGTAGCTTTGATCAATCCACTCCAACGGATATCCGTGCTTGAAGTTAGAAACTTCCTCCAACCGATTCCAGTGATCTGCTTCGAGATCCCAATCTGCGACTGCCAAAACATCTTCAATCTGTGCGACCGTTTTGGGGCCTGAAATGACAGATGTAACTCTACGATCTCCAAGGAGCCAAGCAGTAGAAAGTTGGCTCGGAGGCTTCCCAGTCACTTCTCCCAATTCAACTAGTGCCTCCACGGTGTCAAAGGCGTGATCATGGAAATATCGCGGAATATCAACACTTTTACGGAAAGAAATTCTGGATCCCTCTGGGATGTCACCTCCCCGTTGGTATTTGCCGCTTAAAAACCCACTTGCTAGTGGACTCCAACAAAGCATCCCCAATCCTTGATCGGCACAGGCTGGAAGAATCTCTCGTTCAATATCACGGCGAACCAGGTTATACATGTGCTGAGCGCTGATAAACTTTTCCAAGTTCATCTTTTCTGCAATCGAGTTGGCTTTGACTATTTGCCAAGCGTAGTAGTTACTGCAACCTATGTAGCGAACTTTGCCTTGCTGAACTAGGTCATCCAGGGTCCGCATGGTTTCCTCCATGGGAGTGAACCAATCTGGGCCGTGCACTTGGTAAAGGTCGATGTAATCAGTTCCTAATCTTCGCAAGCTTGCTTCCACAGCTTCCAAAATGTGCTTGCGGGAACTACCGCTACCATTTGCACCTTCCGTAGTTCGAAACCAGGCTTTGGTTGCAATGACTAGTTCATCACGATTATGGGATTTGATCGCTTTGCCTGTCATTTCTTCTGAAACCCCGGCGCTGTACATATCTGCAGTGTCGAGAAAATTCCCTCCGACACCGACAAAGGTATCAACAATGCGTG
Proteins encoded in this window:
- a CDS encoding serine hydrolase; translated protein: MSPKLDHHRLDRLYNFLEGTVQRDEIPGAAVQLSVGDKLTVRKAFGRFKPNLADPMQQDSIFLVASITKPFTVAATVLLAERGQLLLDDPACHYLPEFGNSGKENITLRHLMTHSSGLPDMLPENQSLRERHAPMSEFIERICQLKLDFPAGTGLQYQSTGLAILGEVVHRVSGMSLKEFLREVFIEPLGMKDTALAMDGLQEERVSIVKLPPEQVGVDWGWNSPYWRNLGAAWGGMFSTVEDLTRFLRMLLNGGEFQGKRIFSRSTVETMILDQTSPMALVPNDQKVMIRGGLGWRLAPSSCWGFFGDFLSPGSFGHGGATGTVFWADPKRDMTFALLTTQPSIWSESLLCKASNLAIACVN
- a CDS encoding SDR family oxidoreductase, whose product is MSSLQGKTALVTGSGRGLGKVMAQRLADQGANIVLHDISWDAPEKYKEAQNLGEVVKEFKKKGVEVLAVTGNIGNVQAVAAMCTRIEEKFPKVDILVNCAGGDIGASGGKPSPNNALDIPIEDVHALINNNLIGTINVCKAFIPAMRDRKSGVVVNIGSVAGQLGVSEGAIYGILKASVTHYTRCLATELKQHGVRVNCVAPGPTKTARFEATRVVDPEMMDSQKASLVRYGEPGEIADAVAFLVSDQAKFINGQVLCVDGGLVNFPG
- a CDS encoding sugar phosphate isomerase/epimerase, producing MTNSSWPLFKLGLNPYGMTYYLGLQGRGTARQNPNGTGLEGYLQIAEELGAKSLEIFDPWLQEFSGNEFQSLKDRLDQRGITPVISGGYILEETGHVFRSAQLLEAKTIRFALTNVLCGGRAFRTDWNELCQAVRKKILEFGKPAADAGLMIAIENHQDFTSAELVEFCEMTSGVGITYDTGNSFPVAESPNQFTKTAAPHVIHLQLKDYRVQFTNEGFRLVRCTIGEGAVPFDEVFKEIGKHQNQLTAVLEPGALEARHVKLFKEDWWWGYPAKSATELAECLLATQKNQLSDKEDYRTPWEKGEDSKLVDYELQMYRKSFANMKKLGI
- a CDS encoding aldo/keto reductase, with the translated sequence MKYRYLGRSGLLVSRICLGTMTFGMEKWGCDQNEASRIVDTFVGVGGNFLDTADMYSAGVSEEMTGKAIKSHNRDELVIATKAWFRTTEGANGSGSSRKHILEAVEASLRRLGTDYIDLYQVHGPDWFTPMEETMRTLDDLVQQGKVRYIGCSNYYAWQIVKANSIAEKMNLEKFISAQHMYNLVRRDIEREILPACADQGLGMLCWSPLASGFLSGKYQRGGDIPEGSRISFRKSVDIPRYFHDHAFDTVEALVELGEVTGKPPSQLSTAWLLGDRRVTSVISGPKTVAQIEDVLAVADWDLEADHWNRLEEVSNFKHGYPLEWIDQSYGNIGGMEEFSPAHHRLVRDRS